A window of the Acidithiobacillus thiooxidans ATCC 19377 genome harbors these coding sequences:
- the hisC gene encoding histidinol-phosphate transaminase, producing the protein MNSLTLMEVLLRPQLLASKAYAVAPSTGLIKLDAMENPYGLPDLLRQAWLESLSDAPINRYPDPHPDSLITALKKHIGLPAGIELMLGNGSDELIQILVTAVAGTGRPIMAVDPSFVMYRLLAEQLGLPFIGVPLDAEFQLDLPAMLRAIAEHQPAIVFLDWPNNPSGSLFPEADLAAIIQAAPGLVVVDEAYHAFSQTTFAGRLGQYPNLLLLRTLSKEGLAGLRLGMLAGPSAWIQELDKLRLPYNINILTQRSAAFYLQHSTVLDEQADILRAERDRMFKTISAMGLAVWPSAANFLLFHTPGKAAEIYAGLKNGGILIKAFTGHPRLGDYLRVSVGKPAENSRFLSVLESLL; encoded by the coding sequence ATGAATAGCCTGACGCTGATGGAAGTTCTGCTGCGCCCGCAACTGCTGGCCAGCAAAGCTTATGCAGTCGCGCCCAGCACCGGCCTGATCAAGCTGGATGCCATGGAAAATCCCTATGGGCTCCCCGATCTGCTGCGCCAGGCCTGGCTGGAAAGTCTGAGCGATGCCCCCATTAACCGATATCCTGATCCCCATCCTGACAGCCTGATTACTGCCCTCAAAAAGCATATCGGCCTGCCTGCGGGTATTGAACTCATGCTGGGCAACGGCTCCGATGAACTGATTCAGATTCTGGTGACCGCTGTGGCCGGAACAGGACGGCCGATCATGGCGGTTGATCCCAGTTTCGTCATGTATCGTTTGCTCGCCGAGCAACTGGGACTGCCCTTCATCGGCGTGCCCCTGGATGCGGAATTTCAGCTGGATTTACCCGCAATGCTCCGGGCCATCGCCGAACATCAGCCCGCCATCGTGTTTCTCGACTGGCCCAATAATCCCAGCGGCAGCCTGTTCCCGGAAGCCGACCTCGCGGCCATTATCCAGGCGGCTCCCGGTCTGGTGGTGGTGGATGAAGCCTATCATGCCTTCAGTCAAACCACTTTTGCCGGGCGACTCGGACAATATCCCAACCTGCTGCTGTTGCGTACGCTTTCCAAAGAAGGTCTGGCAGGACTCCGCCTCGGCATGCTGGCAGGGCCATCCGCCTGGATTCAGGAACTGGACAAATTACGTCTGCCCTACAATATCAACATCCTGACTCAACGCAGTGCCGCCTTTTATCTCCAGCACAGCACCGTACTCGATGAACAGGCGGATATTCTGCGCGCCGAACGAGACAGGATGTTCAAGACCATCTCCGCCATGGGCCTGGCAGTCTGGCCCAGTGCCGCCAATTTCCTGCTTTTCCATACGCCCGGGAAAGCAGCGGAAATATACGCAGGTCTGAAAAACGGGGGGATATTGATCAAAGCCTTTACAGGCCACCCCCGTCTCGGCGACTATCTGCGGGTGAGTGTCGGCAAACCTGCCGAAAACAGCCGTTTTCTCTCCGTACTGGAGTCATTACTGTGA
- the hisD gene encoding histidinol dehydrogenase has product MNRLDTRDSDFTRQFHALHDWDANLDDQVEGRVREIVHAVRDRGDAALREFTERFDGLSTASAADLEIPRTALEQALNSLEPLQRAALEEAAQRIRAYHKHQRSESWSFSEDDGTRLGQRILPLSRVGIYVPGGKAAYPSSVLMNAIPAQVAGVQEIIMVVPTPKGQVNSWVLAAAAIAGVHRVFCVGGAQAVAALAYGTETVPAVDKIVGPGNIYVATAKRMVFGRVGIDMIAGPSEILVISDGSAPAEWLAWDLLSQAEHDEIAQSIFISWDDAHIDAVVSAVDQALSVLDRAPIAGKSWADRGAVIRVRDRAEACEVANRVAAEHLELAVADPESWLPDIHNAGAIFMGIHSCEALGDYVAGPNHVLPTGGSARFSSPLGVYDFVKRSSLIQASAAGANTLGQLAERLALGEGLTAHARSAACRVTDRQK; this is encoded by the coding sequence ATGAATCGTCTCGACACCCGCGACTCTGATTTCACCCGGCAGTTTCATGCCCTGCATGATTGGGATGCCAATCTGGATGATCAGGTAGAAGGCCGGGTCAGGGAGATTGTCCATGCCGTGCGCGACCGGGGGGACGCCGCCTTACGGGAATTTACCGAACGCTTCGATGGTTTGAGCACCGCTTCTGCAGCTGACCTGGAAATACCCCGGACGGCTCTGGAACAGGCTTTAAACAGCCTGGAACCCTTGCAGCGTGCGGCCCTGGAAGAAGCCGCCCAACGTATTCGCGCTTATCACAAACATCAGCGCAGCGAGAGCTGGAGTTTCAGCGAAGATGATGGTACCCGGCTTGGCCAGCGCATTTTGCCCTTGTCCCGGGTGGGTATTTATGTACCCGGCGGCAAGGCTGCCTACCCCAGCTCGGTGCTGATGAACGCCATCCCTGCCCAGGTTGCCGGGGTTCAGGAGATAATCATGGTTGTCCCTACCCCCAAAGGTCAGGTGAACTCCTGGGTATTGGCCGCTGCCGCCATTGCCGGGGTGCATCGGGTGTTTTGCGTGGGGGGTGCTCAAGCCGTTGCAGCACTGGCTTATGGAACCGAAACCGTTCCTGCCGTCGACAAAATCGTCGGTCCCGGCAATATTTATGTCGCCACGGCCAAGCGTATGGTTTTTGGTCGGGTAGGCATCGATATGATTGCCGGCCCCAGCGAAATCCTGGTGATCAGTGATGGGTCTGCGCCTGCAGAATGGCTGGCCTGGGATCTTCTGTCTCAGGCAGAACACGATGAAATTGCCCAGAGTATTTTCATCAGTTGGGATGACGCCCACATTGACGCTGTGGTCAGCGCAGTGGATCAGGCTCTGAGCGTGCTCGACCGCGCCCCCATCGCCGGTAAAAGCTGGGCAGATCGCGGGGCGGTGATCCGCGTGCGTGACCGTGCCGAAGCCTGCGAAGTCGCCAACAGGGTTGCCGCAGAGCATCTGGAGCTGGCAGTAGCTGATCCGGAAAGCTGGCTGCCCGACATTCATAATGCGGGCGCCATATTCATGGGTATTCACAGCTGTGAGGCACTGGGTGATTATGTAGCGGGACCCAATCATGTTCTGCCCACCGGGGGCAGTGCCCGGTTTTCCTCGCCGCTGGGTGTTTATGATTTCGTAAAACGCAGCAGTCTCATTCAGGCGAGTGCGGCTGGTGCCAACACTCTTGGCCAGCTGGCCGAGCGGCTGGCGCTGGGTGAAGGGCTGACCGCTCATGCCCGTTCTGCGGCCTGTCGCGTCACGGACCGGCAAAAATGA
- the hisG gene encoding ATP phosphoribosyltransferase, translating to MNTGITIALSKGRILQEAIPLFAGAGIELAEDPDESRKLIIPSTDPQVRFLVIRASDVPTYVTWGAADVGIAGKDVLLEQEGLDLYEPLDLRIGLCRMSVAEPAALAATDAPQRWERVRIATKYPHITRDYFHSRGVQTEIIKLYGSMELAPLVGLADRIVDLVSSGRTLLENGLVEVEEIMPISSRLVVNRAAMKLKRRAIEQLITQLEAQVRS from the coding sequence ATGAATACCGGCATCACCATCGCCCTGTCCAAGGGCCGTATTCTTCAGGAAGCCATTCCGTTATTTGCCGGTGCGGGCATCGAACTGGCCGAAGATCCCGATGAATCACGTAAACTCATCATTCCCAGCACCGATCCGCAAGTGCGTTTTCTGGTGATTCGTGCCAGCGATGTCCCTACCTATGTGACCTGGGGTGCTGCCGATGTCGGTATCGCCGGAAAAGATGTGCTGCTCGAACAGGAAGGACTGGATTTGTATGAACCGCTGGACTTGCGCATTGGCCTATGTCGCATGTCCGTGGCAGAGCCTGCCGCGCTGGCTGCCACCGATGCCCCGCAACGCTGGGAGCGGGTGCGGATTGCCACCAAATACCCGCACATTACCCGGGACTATTTTCATAGTCGTGGGGTGCAGACCGAAATCATCAAATTGTACGGCAGCATGGAGCTGGCGCCTCTGGTCGGACTTGCGGATCGTATTGTCGATCTGGTTTCCAGCGGTCGGACGCTTCTGGAAAACGGCCTCGTCGAAGTCGAGGAAATCATGCCGATTTCCAGCCGCCTGGTAGTCAATCGGGCCGCCATGAAACTCAAGCGCCGCGCCATTGAACAGCTGATTACCCAACTGGAGGCACAGGTCCGCTCATGA
- the murA gene encoding UDP-N-acetylglucosamine 1-carboxyvinyltransferase — MDKLLLRGNGPLRGELRISGAKNAALPCLAATLLAKEPVQLRNIPHLRDITTTLELLSTLGARVLVDGQLGIEVDPRPVHSLVAPYELVKTMRASILVLGPLLARHGSAEVSLPGGCAIGSRPVSVHLSGLQALGAEITVENGFVKARAAKLIGARIVMEIVSVTGTENLLMAATLAEGHTTLENAAREPEIVDLARCLNAMGARISGAGTSVIEIEGVKELHGAEHSVVADRIETGTYLVAAAMAGGDVCLKRTDASLLESVILKLREAGAEVTTGADLIRLRMKQRPKAVDIRTAPFPAFPTDMQAQFMALNCIAEGSGVITETIFENRFMHVSELQRLGAEITADGKTAVVRGVPKLRGAPVMATDLRASACLVLAGLVAEGETLIDRIYHLDRGYEVIEEKLGALGADIRRISNSGLRSAS, encoded by the coding sequence ATGGATAAACTGCTGCTGCGTGGTAATGGCCCCCTGCGTGGCGAACTACGGATTTCCGGGGCCAAAAATGCGGCGCTGCCCTGCCTCGCTGCCACCTTGCTGGCAAAAGAACCCGTACAGCTTCGTAATATCCCACATCTCCGGGACATTACCACTACCCTGGAACTCCTCAGCACCCTCGGAGCCAGAGTCCTGGTGGACGGTCAACTCGGTATCGAAGTGGATCCCCGGCCGGTACACTCGCTGGTGGCTCCCTACGAACTGGTAAAAACCATGCGGGCATCCATTCTGGTGCTCGGCCCACTCCTCGCCCGCCACGGTTCTGCTGAAGTCAGCCTGCCGGGAGGCTGCGCCATTGGTAGTCGTCCCGTCAGTGTCCACCTGAGCGGTTTGCAGGCCCTGGGTGCGGAAATTACGGTGGAAAATGGCTTTGTCAAAGCCAGGGCGGCAAAACTCATCGGCGCCCGGATTGTCATGGAAATCGTTTCTGTCACCGGCACCGAAAACCTGCTCATGGCAGCGACACTGGCCGAGGGGCACACCACGCTCGAAAATGCGGCCCGCGAGCCCGAAATTGTGGATCTTGCCCGCTGTCTGAATGCCATGGGCGCGCGCATTTCCGGGGCGGGCACTTCGGTCATTGAGATAGAAGGTGTCAAAGAATTACATGGTGCCGAACACAGCGTGGTAGCTGATCGCATTGAAACCGGCACTTATCTGGTCGCCGCAGCCATGGCCGGGGGCGATGTCTGCCTCAAACGTACTGACGCCAGTCTCCTGGAAAGCGTCATCCTCAAATTGCGTGAAGCCGGGGCAGAGGTAACAACGGGCGCCGACCTGATTCGCCTGCGCATGAAGCAGCGACCCAAGGCCGTAGACATTCGTACCGCCCCTTTTCCTGCTTTCCCAACGGACATGCAGGCGCAGTTCATGGCCCTCAATTGCATTGCCGAAGGCAGCGGCGTGATTACGGAAACGATCTTTGAAAATCGCTTCATGCACGTTTCCGAATTGCAGCGCCTCGGGGCGGAAATTACCGCCGACGGTAAAACGGCGGTAGTCCGGGGTGTTCCGAAGTTGCGCGGCGCACCGGTCATGGCCACCGATCTGCGTGCCTCGGCCTGTCTGGTTCTGGCTGGTCTGGTCGCTGAAGGGGAAACCCTGATCGACCGGATTTATCATCTTGATCGTGGCTACGAAGTCATTGAAGAAAAACTGGGCGCTCTCGGCGCGGATATTCGACGTATCAGCAATAGTGGTCTCAGGAGCGCATCATGA
- the grxD gene encoding Grx4 family monothiol glutaredoxin produces the protein MATIQELIQEQVEKHPVVLYMKGNPRAPQCGFSARAIQLLQQSGVKELFTVDVLADPQIRDGIKQFSSWPTIPQLYIQGEFVGGSDIMSDLYQQGELQKLVEKAQNA, from the coding sequence ATGGCTACGATTCAAGAACTCATTCAGGAACAAGTTGAAAAACACCCTGTTGTGCTTTACATGAAGGGCAACCCCCGCGCGCCTCAGTGCGGATTCTCGGCGCGCGCCATACAATTGCTGCAACAGTCGGGAGTGAAGGAATTATTCACTGTGGACGTTCTCGCCGATCCCCAGATTCGCGACGGTATCAAGCAGTTTTCCAGCTGGCCAACCATTCCCCAGTTGTATATTCAAGGTGAATTTGTCGGCGGCTCCGACATCATGTCTGATCTCTACCAGCAGGGCGAACTCCAGAAGCTGGTGGAAAAAGCCCAAAACGCCTGA
- a CDS encoding BolA family protein produces MIKSLIQQELPDALVEVQGDDGAHFEALVISATFTDLSPVKQHQRVYAALGERMREEIHALSLRTLTPEQAEQIRHSAQH; encoded by the coding sequence ATGATCAAATCACTTATTCAGCAAGAACTCCCGGATGCCCTGGTTGAAGTACAGGGAGACGACGGTGCCCATTTTGAAGCACTGGTCATCTCGGCTACTTTTACCGATTTGTCCCCTGTCAAACAACACCAGCGGGTTTATGCCGCTCTGGGTGAACGCATGCGTGAAGAAATTCATGCACTTTCCCTGCGCACTCTCACCCCTGAACAGGCCGAGCAGATCCGTCATTCTGCCCAGCACTGA
- a CDS encoding ABC transporter permease: MPEILHSTPATVASGNRIQGSLTPTWTLFYKETLRFGKVWLQTIAAPLITTILYLVVFGHALGSHITVYPGVSYTAFIVPGLMMMSVLQNAFANSSSSLIQSKVTGNIVFVLLSPLTPTEIFTAMVAASVFRGILVGLAIFALALLYLHIPVLHPFWILVFAILGASGMGSLGLIAGLWAEKFDQIAGFQNFVIMPLTFLAGVFYSVQSLPGIWRQISLINPFFYIIDGFRYGFFADSDVSVWASLGVSLAFALITGFFAWRLLDRGYKLRQ; this comes from the coding sequence ATGCCTGAAATTCTGCATAGTACCCCGGCAACTGTCGCAAGCGGCAACCGCATTCAGGGCAGTCTGACCCCGACCTGGACCCTGTTTTACAAGGAAACCCTGCGTTTCGGTAAAGTCTGGTTGCAAACCATTGCCGCCCCGCTGATTACCACCATTCTCTATCTGGTGGTTTTCGGGCATGCTCTGGGCAGTCATATCACCGTGTATCCAGGTGTCAGTTATACGGCTTTCATTGTGCCCGGCTTGATGATGATGTCTGTGCTCCAAAATGCCTTCGCGAACAGCTCTTCCAGCCTGATTCAATCCAAGGTGACCGGAAATATTGTGTTTGTGCTGCTCAGCCCGCTCACGCCCACGGAAATTTTTACGGCCATGGTCGCCGCTTCGGTGTTCCGGGGTATTTTAGTGGGACTGGCTATTTTTGCCCTGGCTTTACTGTATCTGCACATTCCCGTGCTGCATCCCTTCTGGATTCTGGTTTTCGCCATTCTTGGGGCCAGCGGCATGGGTAGTTTGGGTTTGATAGCGGGCCTCTGGGCCGAAAAATTCGATCAGATCGCCGGTTTTCAGAATTTTGTCATTATGCCCCTGACCTTTCTGGCCGGAGTATTTTACTCGGTGCAATCCCTGCCGGGGATCTGGCGGCAGATTTCCCTGATTAACCCTTTTTTCTACATCATTGATGGCTTTCGTTACGGTTTTTTTGCCGATTCGGATGTCAGTGTCTGGGCCAGCCTGGGGGTCAGCCTGGCTTTTGCACTCATCACCGGCTTTTTTGCCTGGCGCCTGCTTGATCGGGGTTACAAGCTGCGCCAGTAA
- a CDS encoding peptidylprolyl isomerase, whose protein sequence is MSCKRRPLVIALSLLLGTLPVAGWASTPFLNRDTLLAQAPAPAVDSAPATHTYSEDSALAPMNAPMPSNAVNLDKIVAIVNDNIITSMQLEQRVSAVRAHLQQSDPNAMPADDILRRQVLQQMILQDIELQMAQRANIKVDKGMLDQAVNNLAQANHMTADQLRQALSSQGQSWETFTNDLKDRIIVDRLMQQEVESRVHVGPDEVKTFAHQLKDMGGVSFNLQQIFIPMPNNPTPNAISTARQQATEVRNHLIAGEDFSRLAAQVSSGRDALQGGRIGWVKAGELPPSVSQALMSLKTGDISQVIAGPTGFHIFKILDKKDEQPTITEVKAAAIVLRAGSSLQLQEAEDRAQDIQTALQNGSRFSELARNYSQDPNTAAKGGEMGWITPGQLPDTLERTLLTLQPGAVSSPIREGDAIYILQSQGRRQQPVEEKQIMAAARMQLFNRIVRERMDEWQHRIRDSAYVEILEPNLRGSDA, encoded by the coding sequence ATGTCCTGCAAACGTCGTCCACTTGTTATTGCCCTGAGCCTGCTGCTTGGAACCCTGCCCGTTGCGGGCTGGGCCAGCACGCCTTTCCTGAACCGGGATACCCTCCTGGCCCAAGCGCCAGCGCCTGCTGTTGATTCTGCACCGGCAACGCATACTTATTCGGAAGACTCTGCACTGGCACCCATGAATGCGCCAATGCCCAGCAACGCGGTGAATCTGGATAAAATCGTAGCCATCGTCAACGACAATATCATCACCTCCATGCAACTGGAGCAACGCGTCAGCGCGGTGCGCGCCCATCTCCAGCAGAGTGATCCCAATGCCATGCCTGCGGATGACATTTTGCGCCGTCAGGTGCTGCAACAGATGATTTTGCAGGATATCGAATTACAAATGGCGCAACGCGCCAACATAAAAGTGGACAAAGGCATGCTGGATCAGGCCGTCAACAACCTGGCCCAGGCCAACCACATGACCGCTGACCAGTTACGTCAAGCATTGAGTAGTCAGGGACAATCCTGGGAAACCTTCACAAACGATCTCAAGGATCGCATTATTGTTGACCGACTCATGCAGCAGGAAGTGGAAAGCCGCGTCCATGTGGGGCCTGACGAAGTCAAAACCTTCGCTCATCAACTCAAGGACATGGGCGGAGTCAGCTTCAACCTGCAGCAGATATTCATCCCCATGCCCAACAACCCGACCCCCAACGCCATCAGCACAGCCCGCCAACAGGCCACCGAAGTCCGGAATCACCTGATTGCCGGGGAAGACTTTTCACGTCTCGCAGCGCAAGTCAGCAGTGGCCGCGATGCCCTGCAGGGCGGTCGGATAGGCTGGGTGAAAGCCGGAGAGCTCCCCCCCTCGGTGTCTCAGGCCCTCATGTCCCTGAAAACCGGGGATATCAGCCAGGTCATCGCCGGACCCACCGGTTTCCACATTTTCAAGATCCTCGACAAAAAAGACGAACAACCAACCATCACTGAGGTCAAAGCAGCAGCCATCGTGCTCCGCGCTGGCAGTAGCCTGCAACTTCAGGAAGCAGAAGATCGCGCCCAGGATATTCAGACTGCCCTTCAGAATGGCAGCCGTTTCTCGGAACTGGCGCGGAACTACAGTCAGGATCCCAACACCGCTGCAAAAGGCGGAGAAATGGGCTGGATTACCCCGGGACAGCTGCCAGACACCCTTGAACGGACTTTGCTCACCTTGCAGCCCGGAGCCGTCAGCAGTCCCATTCGTGAAGGCGATGCGATTTACATCCTGCAGTCCCAGGGCCGGCGTCAGCAGCCCGTGGAAGAAAAACAGATCATGGCAGCAGCACGCATGCAGCTCTTTAACCGGATTGTCCGTGAACGCATGGACGAATGGCAACATCGGATTCGTGACAGTGCCTATGTAGAAATTCTGGAACCCAATCTACGCGGCAGCGATGCCTGA
- a CDS encoding LPS-assembly protein LptD, translating to MKSPLQQVRKFRHGKSLPSGHVASPRRRICLALLAALLYPGPAWATTVEKPVTLYADQVNGMGSGHWTAKGNVEVLYGDRRVYADTVHYDQAKDEILADGHVRMVSPGMVTAAPQATIHLKANEGIVVHPRYLLEAEQGHGHAESGRELSKGHYQLNEACYTTCHGKVPAWQLWSSQIDLNQNDNYVTTKNTTLNVSGLPVFWMPYFSFPLKRHSGFLAPGLGSSTVNGFYLGIPYYFDIARNLDDTFTLNYFTRRGVMLQNEFRYLEPNYSGKLFLDLLPSDQLTHKNVWALSWQHIQNLGDGFSFNVNYNRVSYKNFLSDFGSTAGFGSSFIGGIGNAPYITSTGGIYYNNAHISAGAELQGYQELAPDSNAPYAQLPRIYADGYWRVGRSGYFNWHSSFNYFSASTGPIGQRLDLTPTLGWRFSRGWGFLEPQARLYYSHYQIQRNAPYARAINRTLPALSLKGGLNFVRYGSNGSTALLQPIFKYTYIPLQAQNDIPNFDASTPYLDFPGIFSDNVLFTGSDRINAANQIAYGLRGTWLTPTGRQLWEAAVGQIRYFNHEQINLAGDIVPQATQSNYFFEGQYAPVADMNLLASTQINPQHSQLDRLNLRAQWLPGPQRVINLDYRFTRDFVDQTGVSGAWPVFRNWQLLGSYQYDVTDSKPLEELVGIGYDGGCWAAHMMVYHQILLGGQSNNAVYFEIVLRGLTSLGNASTGLLSQYVPGASMEF from the coding sequence ATGAAAAGCCCTCTTCAGCAGGTTCGCAAATTTCGACACGGAAAATCTCTTCCGTCCGGGCACGTTGCTTCTCCACGTCGCCGCATTTGCCTGGCCCTGCTGGCAGCATTACTATACCCCGGTCCCGCCTGGGCTACGACTGTGGAAAAGCCGGTGACCCTGTATGCCGATCAAGTCAACGGAATGGGCAGTGGGCACTGGACGGCCAAGGGTAATGTCGAAGTACTTTATGGAGATCGGCGGGTTTACGCCGATACGGTGCATTACGACCAGGCCAAAGATGAAATTCTGGCTGATGGCCACGTGCGGATGGTGAGCCCCGGCATGGTCACAGCAGCCCCCCAGGCAACCATTCATCTCAAGGCCAACGAGGGGATAGTCGTACACCCCCGTTATCTGCTCGAAGCCGAGCAGGGACATGGTCATGCAGAAAGTGGTCGCGAGTTGAGCAAGGGTCACTATCAGCTGAATGAGGCTTGCTACACAACCTGCCACGGCAAGGTACCCGCCTGGCAACTGTGGAGCAGTCAGATCGACCTCAACCAGAACGACAACTATGTGACGACCAAAAATACTACGCTGAATGTATCCGGTCTTCCGGTATTCTGGATGCCCTATTTCAGCTTTCCGCTCAAGCGCCATTCCGGTTTTCTGGCCCCCGGCCTGGGCAGCTCCACCGTCAACGGCTTTTATCTGGGCATACCCTACTATTTCGACATTGCCCGCAACCTGGATGACACCTTTACCCTGAATTACTTCACCCGGCGTGGTGTCATGCTGCAAAATGAATTTCGTTATCTCGAACCGAACTACAGCGGCAAGCTTTTTCTGGATTTGTTACCTTCGGACCAACTGACCCATAAAAACGTCTGGGCATTGTCCTGGCAGCACATCCAGAATCTCGGCGACGGCTTCAGTTTCAACGTCAATTACAATCGGGTCAGTTACAAAAACTTTCTTTCCGATTTCGGCAGCACTGCGGGTTTCGGCAGCAGTTTTATTGGCGGTATTGGTAACGCCCCTTACATTACTTCGACCGGCGGAATTTACTACAACAATGCCCACATCAGTGCCGGTGCCGAATTACAGGGTTACCAGGAACTCGCGCCAGACAGCAACGCACCTTATGCCCAGTTGCCGCGCATTTATGCAGATGGCTACTGGCGGGTGGGACGCAGCGGCTACTTCAACTGGCATAGCAGCTTCAATTATTTTTCTGCTTCCACCGGACCCATTGGTCAGCGCCTGGATCTGACCCCCACTCTGGGATGGCGCTTCAGCCGGGGTTGGGGCTTCCTCGAACCCCAGGCCCGCCTCTACTACAGCCATTATCAAATTCAACGCAATGCCCCTTATGCGCGCGCCATAAACCGCACCCTCCCCGCCCTGAGCCTGAAGGGTGGACTGAATTTTGTCCGCTATGGCAGCAATGGCAGCACGGCGCTCCTGCAACCGATTTTCAAATATACCTACATTCCCTTGCAGGCCCAGAATGACATTCCCAATTTTGACGCCAGCACGCCTTACCTGGATTTTCCCGGCATTTTTAGCGACAACGTACTGTTTACCGGCAGTGACCGGATAAATGCTGCCAATCAAATTGCCTATGGGCTACGTGGTACCTGGCTGACCCCCACGGGCCGTCAGCTCTGGGAAGCAGCCGTCGGGCAAATTCGCTATTTCAATCACGAACAGATCAATCTGGCTGGTGATATTGTTCCGCAGGCCACACAGTCCAATTATTTTTTCGAGGGACAATACGCCCCCGTTGCCGACATGAACCTGCTCGCCAGCACCCAGATCAACCCGCAACATAGCCAGCTCGACCGCCTCAATCTGCGCGCCCAATGGTTGCCGGGACCGCAGCGGGTGATCAACCTCGATTACCGCTTTACCCGGGATTTCGTCGACCAAACCGGTGTTTCCGGTGCCTGGCCGGTATTCCGGAACTGGCAGTTACTGGGGAGCTATCAGTATGATGTTACCGACAGCAAGCCTCTGGAGGAGCTGGTGGGGATCGGCTATGATGGCGGCTGCTGGGCAGCGCACATGATGGTATATCATCAGATCCTGCTTGGCGGGCAGTCCAATAATGCTGTTTATTTCGAGATCGTGTTGCGCGGCCTAACCAGCCTGGGTAATGCCTCAACCGGTTTGCTCAGCCAGTATGTGCCGGGCGCCAGTATGGAGTTTTGA
- a CDS encoding aminoglycoside phosphotransferase family protein, with amino-acid sequence MSQSLNTRKILTPAVSAGQISPDAAAWLQARGVDAGQSQAIPGDASGRHYWRLPDQRLFMDAPPPEDILPFLRVQQRWQSAGLPVPKILAAQLQPGFVLLEDLGTTDLKAILDTGTETEFWMQQALDLIIALQSAGRKDDARPRLPFFSRQRLGEELTLFYDWYLLRHLGVTPDEEAQQNLQKLFALLQDNALNQPQVWVHRDFHARNLMLQTDPRRLVMIDFQDAVIGPWTYDLASLLWDRYWDWGSARRHQWILDFQGRLSKTGRAVLPQESFVRSVEWMALQRNIKILGIFCRLAYRDGKSGYLDLLPQFRKYVLDALASDAQLQIFFPQFSVWLAL; translated from the coding sequence ATGTCGCAATCTCTAAACACCAGAAAAATTTTGACGCCCGCTGTTTCGGCCGGACAAATATCGCCAGATGCAGCAGCCTGGCTGCAGGCCAGGGGCGTGGATGCTGGACAGTCTCAGGCCATTCCCGGTGATGCCAGTGGCCGGCATTACTGGCGTTTGCCAGACCAGCGGCTGTTTATGGATGCGCCACCACCTGAGGATATTTTGCCCTTTCTACGGGTTCAGCAGCGCTGGCAAAGTGCTGGACTGCCCGTGCCAAAAATTCTGGCAGCGCAGTTGCAGCCGGGATTTGTGCTCCTTGAAGATCTGGGAACTACGGATCTCAAGGCCATTCTGGATACAGGCACGGAAACGGAGTTCTGGATGCAGCAGGCGCTGGATCTCATTATTGCCCTGCAAAGCGCGGGCAGAAAGGATGATGCGCGACCTCGTCTACCGTTTTTTTCAAGGCAACGTCTGGGCGAAGAGCTGACTTTGTTTTATGACTGGTATTTGCTCAGGCATCTGGGGGTGACGCCGGATGAAGAAGCGCAGCAGAACTTGCAAAAGCTGTTTGCACTGTTGCAGGACAATGCCCTCAATCAGCCTCAGGTCTGGGTCCATCGGGATTTCCACGCCCGCAATCTCATGCTGCAGACCGATCCCCGGCGCTTGGTGATGATTGATTTTCAGGACGCTGTGATCGGCCCCTGGACCTATGATCTGGCCTCCTTGCTTTGGGATCGTTACTGGGATTGGGGCTCTGCCCGCCGGCACCAATGGATTCTGGATTTTCAGGGCCGACTCAGCAAAACTGGCAGGGCGGTATTGCCGCAGGAGTCCTTTGTACGCAGTGTCGAATGGATGGCATTGCAACGCAACATCAAGATTTTGGGAATTTTTTGCCGCTTGGCCTATCGCGATGGCAAGTCGGGTTATCTGGATTTACTACCGCAATTTCGCAAATATGTACTGGATGCCTTGGCCAGTGATGCGCAGCTGCAAATATTTTTCCCGCAGTTCTCGGTCTGGCTGGCGCTATGA